The DNA segment CGGCGCATGCGGGCTACAACATCAGCAACGCCGGCTGGGACTACAACATGCTGCGCTGGGTCGAGAAACAGGGGTATGACGTCAAGTACATCAGCAACCTGGACCTGCACGAAAACGCCGAGGTGCTACGGCAGGCCAAGGCTTTTATTTCCGTCGGTCACGACGAGTACTATTCCAAGGCGATGTGGGATCGCGTGGTTGCGGCCAGGGCGGCCGGGATCAACCTGGCGTTTTTCTCAGCCAACCAGCTTTTCTGGCAAGTTCGTTTTACTCCAGGCACCTATGGCGAAAACAAGACCAACCGCACCATGATCTGTTATCGCGGAGGCGGCGACCCGGTGCGGGACAACAACCTGACGACAGACCAGTTCCGCTTTCTCGGGCGCCCGGAAGCCAGCCTGATCGGCAACCAATATATAACGGACCCTGTAGTCGGCGATATCACGATTACGAATGCCGGCCATTGGCTGTTTGCACAAACCGGTGCGACCAACGGAGCACTGTTGAAAGGCTTGCTGGGATATGAGGTCAATTCGTATGTCGAGGGAATTTCACCCGCGCAGACCAAAAAACTGGCGAGTTCGCCCTTCACTTTCAATTCGGGCAGCATGACAAGTGACGTGACCTTTTATGTAGACGCTTCGTCCTCGCAGATTTTTTCGACCGGCAGCATGCAATGGAGCTGGGGCCTGGATAACTATGTTCCCGGCAATGTACGGCCTGATTACACCAGCACCGTTGCCCAGGCAAGCACGGCCAACCTGTTTGCCGCGATCGGTGAAAAGAATCTGTATACCTTCAGGCATACGGATACAGGGCTTGGGCTTGCCATCCCCGCCGGCGACTTGACGGGTGCGCCGGTCATCGTCAATGGGACCGCACCCGGAAATTCCAGGAACCAGCAGTGGCGCCTGGTCGCCAGCGGCGATGGCAGCTATTACCATGTGGTCGCGCGCGGCAATGGATTATGCCTGCAAGCCTTGGGCAGCAATGGCGGCGCGCAGGTCGGCACCACCGACTGCAGCGGCAGTGACCGGCAAAAATGGCGCCTGGGCGCCGCCGATGCCGGCAAAATATGGCTGATAGAAAAAGCCACCGGTCTGTGCCTTCAGTCTGCGGGTACGAATGGCGGCAGCGTCACCATTGAATCCTGCGGCAACAAGGCAAACCAGCACTGGCAACAGGCGGCAATTTAGCGCATGTAATCCGGCGCACGACTTCTGCTTTGCAGTGAAAGTGAGTGCCTGGCCGTGCCCGGCATCGAAGCTTGCCTGGAGGTTCCTCTGGCGGGGATTCAGTTGAAAGTCCTGGCCAGCCGCCGGCGCCGGGGAACATGCCAGGCAGCGACCGCTACAACCACCGCGGCCAGCAACAGGAATGTCAGGGGGAATCCGCCCTGGTCGGCGATGATGCCGAAGGCAGCCGGCAGGCAACGCGCGCCAACTTCGTAGGCCAGCAATACCCAGTTTGCCCACGCGCCGCGTTCGGCCGGATCCGCCTTGCCGAGTACATAGGCAGTGCAACTCGGATACATCAGGCTGTAGGCGCCACCATAAGCAATGGCGCAAGCAACGAATTGCGCCGGGGTGTGGGCCTGCCCCAGCACGGCGATGGAGAGCGCAAGGACGACGAAGCAGGCGACTACGACGCCAAACTCGCGAGGGCCGTTCAAATGGTGGCTGAACAACAGCCGGGTCAGCATGATCGTGAAAAAACTGGTCGTCAAAAAATACGCCGGCGAAAATGCCATCTCCGGCGCCCTGGCCAGCCACATCGGCACGAATTGCAGCGGCACGCCGAACGCCAGTCCCAGCACGCCCATTAAAAGGAATATCTCGAACATGAGGCTGCGGTTTCGCGCCTTGGCAATTTTTCCTGTTAGGGGTGGAGGTGGCGGCGCGGCGGCGTTTGCAGCGGCGGCCGAAGGAAGGCGCGATGCCAGTACCATGCCCGTCAGCGCGAGCAGCATCGGGATCCAGAATACGCCGTTGGTGCCGAGCGCAGGTTCTATCAGGGCAGCGAGCAGGCTACCCAGACCGATACCCATTTGCGAGGTCAGGGTCATGTAGGCGATGCTCTGGGCATAATGCGTACCCGGGGCAAGGGAAGTTGCGCCGTTGAGCAAGGTGGCAAACGACAGTGCGTAGCCGAATCCGCTCAACAGCATCGCCGGTAGCAGCATGGTCAGGGTGCTTGCCTTGGCCAGCAGGAGCAACTGCAAGGCATGGCAGGCCAGTCCGAGGCTGAGCATTTGCGGTGGCGGGAGCCTGCGAGCCAGACGGCGGCCCAGCATGGCCACGCCGAAGACCGGCAGCACGGAAAGGATCAGCAGCAAACCGGCATCGGTTGCGCTGCCGCCAAGGACATTGACCAGCCGCGCGACGTAGAATTGCGAGCCGAGCACACAGCCATAAATCAGGGTCATGCCAAGCACGATACCCATTTTCAGGCGCTCTTCGCGCCGCATTTGCTGCCACATTCGCGATCTCTCCCGGTATCTTGCAAACATCGCATAATTATTTACAATGTTCAATATTGTAGATAATAGTTATTTATATCGTGAATATTAAAGATATTGATCTGAACCTCTTGCCGGTGTTTGAAGTGGTCTATGCCGAGCGTAACCTGTCACGCGCGGCAAAGCGCCTCGGGCTAACCCAGTCTGCCGTCAGTAACAGCCTGGGGCGCCTGCGTGACGCGATCGGGCAACCGCTGTTCGTGCGCGCAGGGCAGGGCGTGGCGCCTACCGCGCATGCCGAGGTGATTGCGGCAGATGTGATGCGGGCGCTCGAACTCCTGCGTGGCTCGCTGCAGCAAACCGGCTTCGACCACCGCCTCTCCAGTCGCCGGTTTACCCTGATATGCAGCGATTATTCGATTGCCGTGCTGTTGCCGGCCATATTGGCGCGGGTGCAGGAACTCGCGCCCAAGGTGTTGCTGGAGGTCGTTTCCAAGCATGACGGCAAGGATTTCGCCCTGGCGCTGGCGCACGGCGATGCCGACCTGGCGCTGGGCGGCTTACCTTTCCTGGCCGGTCCGACGCGGCAGCAGCGCCTGTTCGAAGAAACCAACGTGGTGCTGGCCCGGAGCGGCCATCCGGCATTGCGCGCCCGTCCCGGACTGGCGACGCTGAATCGCTACCCGCATGTGCTGGTGAATCCTTACGGTAGCTGGTTGCCCTGGGAAAGCCTGGCGCAGAGCCAGGGTGTCAGCATCGAGCCGCGTATCGCGGTGCGCATGCAGACTTACCTGGCAGCGCCGTTCCTACTGGAATCGACGGATTATCTGGCTAGCTGTCCGCAGCGCCTGGCCGTGTTGTTAACCAGGCACTTTCCCCTCGAAGTGCTGCCGATGGCAGCCCCGCTGGCCACTGTGCCGATCGGGCAATACTGGCACGAGCGTTCGCAGCAGGATCCGGGGCACCAGTGGCTGCGGCAGCAAGTCTACGAGGTATGCCAGCGCCTGTGAGGACGCCGGCAATGGCTCAGAGTTCGCGGCTGCACAGACGGAAATCGGGATCGTCGCCGTAGGGCCCGATCTCGAATTCCAGGCTGCGCATGAGCTTGAGCATGGGGGCATTCTTGTTCAGGACCAGGCCCTCGATACGCTTCAATCCCTTGTTGCGGGCGACATCCATGATGGAGAGCATCATGCGCGTGCCCAGTCCCTGGCCATTGAATTCGTCGGCGACTACCAGCGAGAATTCGCAGCTGGTCGAGTCCGGATTGGTGACGTAGCGGGAGATGGCGATGACGTGTTCTTCCGCCGCGCCACCGTCAGGCGGTGCCGCATTGCGATGGATCGCCACCAGCGCCATTTCGCGGTCGTAGTCAATCAGCGTGAAGCGCGCCAGCATGCGCGCCGAGAGTTCCGAGACGGCGGTGGCAAAGCGGAAATAACGGCTTTCATGGGAGAGCCCCTTGACGAAGGCTTGCAGCATGGCGCCGTCTGAAGGGTGCAGCGGCCGCAGCGTATAGCTGGTCCCGCCTGGCAGCGGCCACTCCCGCTCCTGCTCGGCAGGATAGGGCAGGATGGCCAGGTGGCCGTATTCGCGGGCATCGGAGGGAGCATGGTCGACGACGATGCGGGCATCCACCACCAGCGCGCCGTCCGCATCGACAATCACCGGGTTGATGTCCATCTCGCGCAGTTGCGGCAATTCGCAGACCATTTCAGAAACGCGCATGAGGATGCGCTCAAGGGCTTCGCGGTCGGCCGCCGGCGCGCCTCGCCATTCTTCGAGGGTTTCAGCCGAGCGTACGCGCGAAATCAGGTGCTGTGCCAGGAAGCGGTTTAGCGGCGGCAATTCAATGGCGCGATCGGCAATCACTTCGATCATGCGCCCGCCGGCGCCAAAGGAAATGGCGGGGCCAAAGGGCTCTTCCGAAGACAGGCCGATGTACAACTCCCGGCCATGCGGCTTGCCGGACATGTTCTGGATGGTGACGCCGCTGATACGGGCGTCCGGCAGGCGGCGCTTGACCTTCGTCATCATGTCCTGCCAGGTATCGCGCACCGATGCGGCGTTGTTGACATTCAGGGCCACACCCTCGACGTCGGATTTGTGCGGGATATCGGGTGAATCGATTTTCAGCGCCACCGGATAGCCGAGCTGATTGGCGATCAGCATGGCTTCATTGGCCGAGCGCGCCAGGATCGTGCGTGTGACCGGAATGCGGAAAGCCGCCAGCAGCGCCTTCGATTCCATCTCGGTCAGCACCTTGCGCCGCTCGGCCAGGACGGTTTCGATCAGGATGCGGGCGCCTTCGATATCGGGCTTGTCGAACTTGGACAGAGGCGTAGGCGTCTGCTGCAGCAATTTCTGGTTGAGGTAAAACGACGATGCCATGTCGAAGGCCTCGACAGCCGCTTCGGGAGTGCGGAAAGTCGGAATGCTCGCCTTGTTGAGAATCGCGCGTGCGGCCACGACTTGTTCGTCGCCCATCCAGCAGGTAATGACCAGCTTGCCGATGGAGGGCTGCAGGTCGGCAAGGGCCTGGGCCACCGTCGCGCTGTCAAGGCCCGGTCGGGGCGACAGGATTGCCAGTACGCCATCCACGTCATCGCTTGCCGCCAGTGCAGCAACGGTAAGGCGGTAATCTTCCGGGCCTGCTGCATCGCTCAGGTCAACCAGAGGGTCGTAACTGGCCTGTTGCGGCAGGCGTGGCGCCAGTTCAGCCAGGGAAGCGGGCGTGAGCGTGGATAAGGTTACCCCAAGATCATTCGCCCAATCGGCCGCCAGCACGCCCGGGCCGCCGCCGTTGGTAACGATTGCCAGGCGTCGGCCTTGCGGCCGATGGCGTGCGGACAGGCATTTGGCGATGGTGAACAGTTGCACGAAGGAGCGTACGCGCACCGCGCCGGCGCGCCGCAGCGCCGCGTCGAAGACGTCATCACTGCCGACGATGGCGCCGGAATGGGTCAGGGCGGCCTTGGTGCCGGAAGGCTGGCGTCCGGCCTTCAGCACGATCACGGGCTTGGCGTTGGCGGCTGCGCGCAGCGCGCTCATGAAACGGCGTGCGTCGCGGATGCCTTCCAGATAGACGACGATGCTGCGGGTCGTGTTGTCGTCCGCGAGGTAATCCAGAACGTCGGCGATATCGATGCTGGTGCCGGGGCCGAGCGAGACCACCGCGGAAAAGCCGACGCCGTTACGGCCGGCCCAGTCGAGCACCGAATTGGTCAGGGCGCCGGATTGCGAGACCAGCGCCAGCGAGCCTTTCTGCGCACTGGAGCAGAGCACGCTGGCATTCAGCTGCAGGTTCGGACGCTGCAATCCGAGCGAGTTCGGGCCGAGGAGGTAGATGCCATGACGTCTGGCAATCGCATTGAGTTCCTGCGCCTGGCGCATGCTGACGGATTTCGACAGGATCAATGCCGACTTGCATTCCATGCGGGCGGCCAGTTCGAGAGCGTCCGCCAGTTCCGGCTCGGGCAGGGCCAGCAGCGCCAGATCCGGCCCGGGCTTGCCCCGGCTTGCCAGGGCATTTTCAGCGGCGGGATCGAGAAACTCGAGACTGCCGGTATAACCGGATTCGCGGATATGTTTTACCGCCAGTTGCCCGCAAGAGCTTCCCGGCGCGCTGGAATCAGGAATATGCGCCAGCACGACGATTGAACGCGGTGAAAATAGCGGGTTAAGATAATGCTTTTCCATAATCCTCCCGGAAAACCCTCATTTTAAAGCAAAGGAAGTACCCTTGAATCAGCTGAGCCTGCCAAATCATCAACTAACCATGACCGTTCTCATGACGCCGGACATGGCCAACTTTTCCGGCAATGTCCATGGCGGCGCCATCCTGAAGCTGCTCGACCAGGTTGCCTACGCCTGCGCCAGCCGATATTCCGGCAGCTACGTGGTGACCTTGTCGGTCGATCAGGTCACTTTCCGCCAACCCATCTATGTCGGCGAGCTGGTGACCTTCATGGCATCGGTGAACCATACCGGGAATACGTCGATGGAAATCGGCATCAAGGTCATTACCGAAAATATCCAGGCCCGTTCCGTGCGCCATGCCAACAGCTGTTTCTTTACCATGGTCGCGGTGAATCAGAATGGCAAGCCAACACCCCTGGAGCCGCTTGTGCCATCCACCCCGGATGAAGAACGTCGCTTTGCTGCGGCCACGCGGCGCAAGGAAATGCGCCGGGCCGCAGCAGCCTGAGCGCTGCCGGCAATCACAAAACTGCTCCCGGGGCATTGGCCACCGACTGTTTTTGCTAGTGCAGCTTGACCAGGGCCGTGGTGCGCTTGACCAGGAATCGCCCGACGGCCAGCACGCCGGTGCGCAAGGTGCCCATGATCGCCTGATGGTGCATCAGGTGCAGGCTGATGTACATGATGCGGGCGTAAAAGCCTTCGACAAACCAGCTCAGGCCCTTGAGCGACCCCATCAGGCTGCCGACCGTGGTTTGCTGGCCGATGGAGACCAGCGAGCCATAGTCACGGTAAACATAGGGGCGCGCCGGAGCTGGTCTGGCCGTGGCACGGCGTACGAAGGTGTCGAACAGGTAGTCAGCCTGCTGGTGGGCCGCCTGGGCACGGGGCGGCACCGGCTTGCCATCGTTGCCGGGACAGGCGGCGCAATCGCCGATGGCGTAGATGTCGGTATGGCCGCTGACATTGAGCCGGTCGGTGACGTCGAGCTGGCCGCTCTTGTTGGTCGGCAGGCCCAGCGTGGCCAGGAATGCGGGCGCCCTGATGCCGGCGGCCCAGACGCAAATGTCGGCCGGGCGCGTGACGCCCTCGGCGTCCTTGACGCTGCCTGGCTGGATATCGACCACCCGGCATCCGGTCACGACGCTGACATGACGCTTGGCAAGCAGTCGGGTGGCGGCACTGGAAACCCTTTCCGGCAGCGGCGCCAGAATGCGCGGCGCGCCTTCGAGCAAGGTGATGCGCACGTCGCGCGCAGGATCGAGCTTGCGGAAACCGTAGTCGGCATAGACGCTGCTGGCTTCGCGCAATTCGGCGGCGAGCTCGACGCCGGTGGCGCCGCCGCCGATGATGACGATATCCAGCCCCGCTTGCGGCTGTGATTCCTTGCGCAGTTCGGCCATGGTCAGCAATTCCAGCATCTTGAGGCGGAAGCGCTCGGCATCTTCTGTCGCATTGAGTGAAATGGTGTGTTCTTGCGCGCCCGCAACGCCGAAATAATTTGAAACGCTGCCCACGGCAATGCACAGCGCCGAAAATGCCAGCTGGCGTTCCGGGAGCAGCGCAGCGCCGGTGTCGCTGGTGACGGCGGATACCGTCAGGCTGCGACTGGCGGGATCGACCGCAGTCAGGGCACCGTAGACGAAGGTAAAGTCATTGTCGTGCGCCAGCATCTGGTAGGACAAGCCTTCCTGGTGGATATCCAGGGTGCCTGCGGCGACTTCATGAAGTGACGGTTTCCAGATGTGATAGAGGCGGCAGTCGACCAGGGTGACCCTGGCGCGGCCAAGCTTGCGGCCGAGTTTGCAGGCCAGTTCGAGGCCGCCTGCGCCGCCGCCGACAATGACGAATTGCTCTTGCATAGTTCTCCTTATTTGCTTGCGGAATCCAGAAGTTCGTGGTCGGCTGCCGACAGCGACAGGCGGGTCGCGCGGATCAGGCTGTCGAGCTGCGTGACCGAGGTCGCGCTGGCGATCGGCGCAGTGACGCCTTCGCGCGCCATCAGCCATGCCAGGGCGATTTCGGCAGGCTGTGCGGCGTGTGACCGGGCTACCGTCTCAAGCGCCTCCAGGATGCGCAGGCCGCGCGGGTTGAGGTAACGGGCGATGCGCTGGCCGCGCACGCTTTTGCCCAGGTCTGCAGGCGAGCGGTATTTGCCGGATAAAAATCCGGACGCCAGGCTGAAATAGGTAATGACGCCGAGACCCTCGGCAATGCACAGGTCGCGCAACGGGCCATCAAAGCCGGCGCGATCATAGAGGTTGTACTCCGGCTGCAGAACCTCGTAGCGCGGCAGGTTCTTGTCTGCAGCCAGCGTCAATGCGGCGCGCATTTGCACGGCATCGTGGTTGGAGGCGCCAACGGACCTGATTTTCCCCTGGCGCAGCAGCAGGTCATGCGCCTCGAGGGTTTCCTCGAGCGGCGTATCGGGGTCGGGACAATGGCTCAGGTATAGGTCGATGTAATCGGTCTGCAGACGGCGCAGGGAGCCTTCGGCCGCGGCGATGATGCGCTTTGCCGACAGACCCTTGTTGTCCGGACTGAAGGCCCAGCCGACCTTGGTGATGATGACGATCTTTTCGCGACGGCCGGGCGATGCCTTCAGCCAGTTGCCGATGATGCTCTCCGACTCACCCCCCCGGTTGCCAGGCGCCCAGGAAGAATAGACATCGGCAGTGTCGATGGCGTTCAGGCCGGCAGCGCTGAAGCGGTCAAGCAGGGCAAACGCGGTCGGCTGGTCCACGGTCCAGCCGAACACATTGCCACCGAAGACCAGCGGCGCGATTTCCAGGCCGGTGCGGCCAAGCGGACGGCGATTCATGAAAGGCTCCTGGCAGGGGACGACAAAGAGGCATCATGGCTGATTGCCTTTTTATCATTCTACCGTGGAATACAGCCCCTGCATGAATTGCCCGATTGCCGCCTGCAGATCGGATTGGGAAATGTCCGGTTCGCGCAAGGCGCGGATTGCCAGTCCTACGAAATAACATTGCAGGCTGATGGCGCGCAGTCTGGCGACCTCTGGCGGCAGACCCTTACCGCCGGAGGCGACATCTGCAGACAGCCAGTTGGCCAGTTCGCACCGTACGGCCTGGTCGGAGTCGGCAAACGCCGCG comes from the Janthinobacterium sp. 17J80-10 genome and includes:
- a CDS encoding RICIN domain-containing protein, with the protein product MPPAAASVIALENAKQGNAGWQLVNPALNHEIEGYASLTSVNRGGEIDFFINTSASSYNIDVYRMGYYGGTGARLMQSFQGIARQAQPLPCLNPDNVIECDWSAGQRLRIPDVESDPRSGAYWPSGIYLARLSTNATPVKDSYVIFVVRDDARAATYVQQLPVSTYQAYNFWGGKSMYTGCESHPNGWDCGPNQLPASAVSFNRPYGRGATAASAPGVGAGEFLTNVQPAHAGYNISNAGWDYNMLRWVEKQGYDVKYISNLDLHENAEVLRQAKAFISVGHDEYYSKAMWDRVVAARAAGINLAFFSANQLFWQVRFTPGTYGENKTNRTMICYRGGGDPVRDNNLTTDQFRFLGRPEASLIGNQYITDPVVGDITITNAGHWLFAQTGATNGALLKGLLGYEVNSYVEGISPAQTKKLASSPFTFNSGSMTSDVTFYVDASSSQIFSTGSMQWSWGLDNYVPGNVRPDYTSTVAQASTANLFAAIGEKNLYTFRHTDTGLGLAIPAGDLTGAPVIVNGTAPGNSRNQQWRLVASGDGSYYHVVARGNGLCLQALGSNGGAQVGTTDCSGSDRQKWRLGAADAGKIWLIEKATGLCLQSAGTNGGSVTIESCGNKANQHWQQAAI
- a CDS encoding MFS transporter, which produces MWQQMRREERLKMGIVLGMTLIYGCVLGSQFYVARLVNVLGGSATDAGLLLILSVLPVFGVAMLGRRLARRLPPPQMLSLGLACHALQLLLLAKASTLTMLLPAMLLSGFGYALSFATLLNGATSLAPGTHYAQSIAYMTLTSQMGIGLGSLLAALIEPALGTNGVFWIPMLLALTGMVLASRLPSAAAANAAAPPPPPLTGKIAKARNRSLMFEIFLLMGVLGLAFGVPLQFVPMWLARAPEMAFSPAYFLTTSFFTIMLTRLLFSHHLNGPREFGVVVACFVVLALSIAVLGQAHTPAQFVACAIAYGGAYSLMYPSCTAYVLGKADPAERGAWANWVLLAYEVGARCLPAAFGIIADQGGFPLTFLLLAAVVVAVAAWHVPRRRRLARTFN
- a CDS encoding LysR family transcriptional regulator, encoding MNIKDIDLNLLPVFEVVYAERNLSRAAKRLGLTQSAVSNSLGRLRDAIGQPLFVRAGQGVAPTAHAEVIAADVMRALELLRGSLQQTGFDHRLSSRRFTLICSDYSIAVLLPAILARVQELAPKVLLEVVSKHDGKDFALALAHGDADLALGGLPFLAGPTRQQRLFEETNVVLARSGHPALRARPGLATLNRYPHVLVNPYGSWLPWESLAQSQGVSIEPRIAVRMQTYLAAPFLLESTDYLASCPQRLAVLLTRHFPLEVLPMAAPLATVPIGQYWHERSQQDPGHQWLRQQVYEVCQRL
- a CDS encoding bifunctional acetate--CoA ligase family protein/GNAT family N-acetyltransferase, with product MEKHYLNPLFSPRSIVVLAHIPDSSAPGSSCGQLAVKHIRESGYTGSLEFLDPAAENALASRGKPGPDLALLALPEPELADALELAARMECKSALILSKSVSMRQAQELNAIARRHGIYLLGPNSLGLQRPNLQLNASVLCSSAQKGSLALVSQSGALTNSVLDWAGRNGVGFSAVVSLGPGTSIDIADVLDYLADDNTTRSIVVYLEGIRDARRFMSALRAAANAKPVIVLKAGRQPSGTKAALTHSGAIVGSDDVFDAALRRAGAVRVRSFVQLFTIAKCLSARHRPQGRRLAIVTNGGGPGVLAADWANDLGVTLSTLTPASLAELAPRLPQQASYDPLVDLSDAAGPEDYRLTVAALAASDDVDGVLAILSPRPGLDSATVAQALADLQPSIGKLVITCWMGDEQVVAARAILNKASIPTFRTPEAAVEAFDMASSFYLNQKLLQQTPTPLSKFDKPDIEGARILIETVLAERRKVLTEMESKALLAAFRIPVTRTILARSANEAMLIANQLGYPVALKIDSPDIPHKSDVEGVALNVNNAASVRDTWQDMMTKVKRRLPDARISGVTIQNMSGKPHGRELYIGLSSEEPFGPAISFGAGGRMIEVIADRAIELPPLNRFLAQHLISRVRSAETLEEWRGAPAADREALERILMRVSEMVCELPQLREMDINPVIVDADGALVVDARIVVDHAPSDAREYGHLAILPYPAEQEREWPLPGGTSYTLRPLHPSDGAMLQAFVKGLSHESRYFRFATAVSELSARMLARFTLIDYDREMALVAIHRNAAPPDGGAAEEHVIAISRYVTNPDSTSCEFSLVVADEFNGQGLGTRMMLSIMDVARNKGLKRIEGLVLNKNAPMLKLMRSLEFEIGPYGDDPDFRLCSREL
- a CDS encoding acyl-CoA thioesterase, which encodes MSLPNHQLTMTVLMTPDMANFSGNVHGGAILKLLDQVAYACASRYSGSYVVTLSVDQVTFRQPIYVGELVTFMASVNHTGNTSMEIGIKVITENIQARSVRHANSCFFTMVAVNQNGKPTPLEPLVPSTPDEERRFAAATRRKEMRRAAAA
- a CDS encoding NAD(P)/FAD-dependent oxidoreductase codes for the protein MQEQFVIVGGGAGGLELACKLGRKLGRARVTLVDCRLYHIWKPSLHEVAAGTLDIHQEGLSYQMLAHDNDFTFVYGALTAVDPASRSLTVSAVTSDTGAALLPERQLAFSALCIAVGSVSNYFGVAGAQEHTISLNATEDAERFRLKMLELLTMAELRKESQPQAGLDIVIIGGGATGVELAAELREASSVYADYGFRKLDPARDVRITLLEGAPRILAPLPERVSSAATRLLAKRHVSVVTGCRVVDIQPGSVKDAEGVTRPADICVWAAGIRAPAFLATLGLPTNKSGQLDVTDRLNVSGHTDIYAIGDCAACPGNDGKPVPPRAQAAHQQADYLFDTFVRRATARPAPARPYVYRDYGSLVSIGQQTTVGSLMGSLKGLSWFVEGFYARIMYISLHLMHHQAIMGTLRTGVLAVGRFLVKRTTALVKLH
- a CDS encoding aldo/keto reductase, producing the protein MNRRPLGRTGLEIAPLVFGGNVFGWTVDQPTAFALLDRFSAAGLNAIDTADVYSSWAPGNRGGESESIIGNWLKASPGRREKIVIITKVGWAFSPDNKGLSAKRIIAAAEGSLRRLQTDYIDLYLSHCPDPDTPLEETLEAHDLLLRQGKIRSVGASNHDAVQMRAALTLAADKNLPRYEVLQPEYNLYDRAGFDGPLRDLCIAEGLGVITYFSLASGFLSGKYRSPADLGKSVRGQRIARYLNPRGLRILEALETVARSHAAQPAEIALAWLMAREGVTAPIASATSVTQLDSLIRATRLSLSAADHELLDSASK